Proteins from one Mastacembelus armatus chromosome 16, fMasArm1.2, whole genome shotgun sequence genomic window:
- the LOC113122468 gene encoding polyadenylate-binding protein 1A codes for MNPSAPSYPMASLYVGDLHPDVTEAMLYEKFSPAGPILSIRVCRDMITRRSLGYAYVNFQQPADAERALDTMNFDVIKGRPLRIMWSQRDPSLRKSGVGNIFIKNLDKSIDNKALYDTFSAFGNILSCKVVCDENGSKGYGFVHFETHEAAERAIEKMNGMLLNDRKVFVGRFKSRKEREAELGARAREFTNVYIKNFGEDMDDEKLKELFGKYGPALSIRVMTDENGKSKGFGFVSFERHEDAQKAVDDMNGKELNGRQVYVGRAQKKGERQNELKRKFEQMKQDRMTRYQGVNLYVKNLDDGLDDERLRKEFSPFGTITSAKVMMEGGRSKGFGFVCFSSPEEATKAVTEMNGRIVATKPLYVALAQRKEERQAHLTNQYMQRMATVRAVPNPVLNPYQPAPPSGYFMAAIPPAQNRAAYYSANQLAQLRPGPRWATQGVRPQHFQNMPNAMRPSAPRPQTFNTIRPTTTTNTQVPRMMASQRMPTQALNQRPATASATAAPVRAMPQYKYAASVRNPQQHMASQPQVTMQQPAVHVQGQEPLTASMLAAAPPQEQKQMLGERLFPLIQNMHPSLAGKITGMLLEIDNSELLHMLESPESLRSKVDEAVAVLQAHQAKEAAQKSTTPAGVPSV; via the exons ATGAATCCCAGCGCGCCTAGTTATCCAATGGCTTCTCTCTATGTGGGAGACCTGCACCCAGACGTGACCGAGGCCATGCTCTACGAGAAGTTCAGCCCTGCTGGGCCCATTCTCTCCATCAGGGTGTGCAGAGACATGATCACCCGCCGATCCCTCGGCTATGCCTATGTCAACTTCCAGCAGCCTGCTGATG CTGAGCGGGCTCTAGACACCATGAACTTTGACGTGATCAAAGGCAGACCTCTGCGCATCATGTGGTCTCAGCGTGACCCCTCACTGAGGAAGAGTGGAGTAGGCAACATTTTCATCAAGAACCTGGACAAGTCCATTGACAACAAGGCCCTCTATGACACCTTCTCTGCATTTGGAAATATCCTTTCCTGCAAG GTGGTTTGTGATGAAAATGGCTCAAAGGGCTACGGCTTTGTGCACTTTGAGACCCACGAGGCTGCCGAGCGGGCCATTGAGAAAATGAATGGCATGTTGCTCAATGACAGAAAAGT ATTTGTTGGACGCTTTAAGTCACGTAAAGAGAGGGAGGCTGAGCTTGGGGCACGTGCCAGAGAGTTCACCAATGTTTACATCAAGAACTTTGGGGAGGACATGGATGATGAGAAGCTGAAGGAGTTATTTGGCAAATACG GACCTGCCCTCAGTATCCGGGTAATGACTGATGAGAATGGTAAATCCAAAGGATTTGGCTTTGTCAGCTTCGAGAGACATGAAGATGCACAGAAG GCTGTGGATGACATGAATGGAAAAGAGCTCAACGGCAGACAAGTGTATGTGGGCCGGGCACAGAAGAAAGGGGAACGCCAGAACGAACTCAAGCGCAAATTTGAGCAAATGAAACAGGATCGCATGACCAGATACCAG GGAGTCAATCTGTATGTGAAAAACCTGGATGATGGTCTAGATGATGAGCGTCTGCGCAAAGAGTTCTCTCCCTTTGGAACAATAACAAGTGCTAAG GTCATGATGGAGGGTGGCCGCAGCAAAGGCTTTGGCTTCGTGTGCTTCTCTTCCCCAGAGGAGGCCACTAAAGCTGTAACAGAAATGAATGGGCGTATTGTTGCTACAAAGCCACTGTATGTAGCCCTGGCCCAACGCAAGGAAGAGCGGCAGGCCCATCTAACCAATCAGTATATGCAGAGGATGGCCACTGTCCGTGCTGTGCCCAACCCTGTCCTCAACCCTTACCAACCGGCTCCACCCTCAGGATATTTCATGGCGGCTATACCTCCT GCACAGAACCGTGCTGCATACTACTCCGCCAACCAGCTGGCCCAACTCCGGCCTGGCCCCCGTTGGGCTACTCAGGGAGTGCGTCCTCAGC ACTTCCAAAACATGCCTAATGCTATGCGCCCATCAGCTCCCCGGCCCCAGACTTTCAACACCATCCgtcccaccaccaccaccaacacccAGGTCCCTCGCATGATGGCTTCCCAGCGTATGC CCACCCAGGCCCTCAACCAGCGCCCTGCCACTGCTTCAGCCACTGCTGCCCCAGTGCGTGCCATGCCCCAGTACAAATATGCTGCCAGTGTGCGCAATCCCCAGCAGCACATGGCTTCTCAGCCACAGGTCACCATGCAGCAG CCTGCTGTCCATGTCCAAGGACAGGAGCCCCTGACTGCCTCCATGCTGGCTGCTGCCCCTCCCCAGGAGCAGAAGCAGATGCTGG GTGAGCGTCTCTTCCCTCTGATCCAGAACATGCACCCCAGCCTAGCGGGAAAGATCACGGGTATGCTGCTGGAAATTGACAACTCAGAGCTTCTTCATATGCTT